The following coding sequences lie in one Nitratireductor mangrovi genomic window:
- a CDS encoding SGNH/GDSL hydrolase family protein yields MKTILCYGDSLTWGYNPEGPSRHAPADRWPDFLQAALGERVRVIAEGLNGRTTAFDDHLGSADRNGARILPTLLTTHAPLDLIIIMLGANDMKPFVCGQAIGAKQGMERLVAIVRGHSYPLDEAAPEVLVVAPPPLCETADPDFAAMFAGGLAQSRMLASFYADLADVNGCGFFDAGSVAETSPADGVHLDAENTRAIGRGLEPVVRMMLGL; encoded by the coding sequence ATGAAGACCATCCTCTGCTACGGCGATTCGCTGACCTGGGGCTACAACCCGGAAGGGCCGTCGCGCCACGCGCCGGCCGACCGCTGGCCGGATTTCCTGCAGGCAGCACTCGGCGAGCGGGTCCGGGTGATCGCGGAGGGGCTGAACGGCCGCACCACCGCCTTTGACGATCATCTCGGTTCCGCCGACCGCAACGGCGCCCGCATTCTGCCGACGCTGCTCACCACGCATGCGCCGCTCGACCTGATCATCATCATGCTCGGCGCCAACGACATGAAGCCTTTCGTCTGCGGCCAGGCGATCGGCGCCAAGCAGGGCATGGAGCGGCTGGTGGCCATCGTGCGCGGCCATTCCTATCCGCTCGACGAAGCGGCGCCGGAGGTGCTGGTGGTCGCACCGCCGCCGCTCTGCGAGACCGCCGATCCGGACTTTGCCGCGATGTTTGCCGGCGGCCTTGCGCAGTCGCGCATGCTGGCCAGCTTTTATGCCGATCTGGCCGACGTGAACGGCTGCGGCTTCTTCGATGCCGGCTCGGTGGCGGAGACATCGCCCGCCGACGGCGTCCATCTCGATGCCGAAAACACCCGGGCCATCGGCCGTGGGCTGGAACCGGTCGTTCGCATGATGCTGGGGCTTTGA
- a CDS encoding pyruvate dehydrogenase complex dihydrolipoamide acetyltransferase — MPINITMPALSPTMEEGNLAKWLVKEGDSVAPGDVIAEIETDKATMEVEAVDEGTVAKIVVPAGTEGVKVNALIAVLAAEGEDAADAAKASGDGGGNGAAKAQDKAQPAKETAAPQPPADAGASAKEAAAKSAIPDDVKAGPAPTKNGERVFASPLARRIAQNEGVDLASVKGSGPHGRIVKADVEAAASGGAKAAPAEAKAAAQPAPAPKPMSDDAVLKLFEEGSYELVPHDNMRKTIARRLVEAKSTIPHFYLTIDCDIDALLALRKQLNDAAPVTKTEKGEQPAYKLSVNDMIIKAMALALKAVPEANVSWTDANMVKHAHADVGVAVSIPGGLITPIIRRAEEKTLSTISNEMKDLAGRARNRKLKPEEYQGGTTAVSNLGMFGIKDFSAVINPPHATILAVGTGEQRAVVKDGEVKVATLMSVTLSTDHRAVDGALGAELLAAFKGFVENPMSMLV, encoded by the coding sequence ATGCCGATCAACATCACCATGCCGGCCCTTTCGCCCACCATGGAGGAAGGCAACCTCGCCAAGTGGCTGGTCAAGGAGGGCGACAGCGTCGCGCCCGGCGACGTGATCGCCGAGATCGAGACCGACAAGGCGACGATGGAGGTCGAGGCCGTCGACGAGGGTACGGTGGCAAAGATCGTGGTGCCGGCCGGCACCGAGGGCGTGAAGGTCAACGCGCTGATCGCCGTGCTTGCCGCCGAGGGCGAGGATGCCGCCGACGCCGCCAAGGCGTCCGGCGATGGCGGCGGCAACGGTGCCGCGAAGGCGCAGGACAAGGCGCAGCCGGCCAAGGAAACGGCCGCCCCGCAGCCGCCGGCCGATGCGGGCGCCAGCGCGAAGGAGGCGGCCGCGAAGTCGGCCATCCCCGACGACGTCAAGGCCGGTCCGGCGCCGACGAAGAACGGCGAGCGCGTCTTCGCCTCGCCGCTGGCGCGCCGCATCGCCCAGAACGAAGGCGTCGATCTCGCCTCGGTGAAGGGGTCCGGCCCGCATGGACGCATCGTCAAGGCCGACGTCGAGGCGGCGGCCTCGGGCGGCGCCAAGGCCGCACCGGCGGAGGCGAAGGCCGCCGCACAGCCGGCACCTGCGCCGAAGCCGATGTCGGACGACGCGGTGCTGAAACTGTTCGAGGAAGGTTCCTACGAACTCGTGCCGCATGACAACATGCGCAAGACGATCGCCCGGCGGCTGGTCGAGGCGAAGTCAACCATCCCGCATTTCTACCTCACCATCGACTGCGACATCGATGCGCTGCTGGCGCTGAGGAAGCAACTGAACGACGCCGCGCCGGTGACCAAGACCGAAAAGGGCGAGCAGCCGGCCTACAAGCTTTCGGTCAACGACATGATCATCAAGGCGATGGCGCTGGCGCTGAAGGCGGTGCCGGAGGCGAATGTGTCGTGGACAGACGCCAACATGGTCAAGCACGCCCATGCCGATGTCGGCGTCGCGGTCTCGATCCCGGGCGGGCTGATCACGCCGATCATCCGCCGCGCCGAGGAAAAGACGCTGTCGACGATTTCCAACGAGATGAAGGACCTGGCGGGGCGCGCCCGCAACCGCAAGCTGAAGCCGGAGGAATACCAGGGCGGCACCACCGCCGTCTCCAATCTCGGCATGTTCGGCATCAAGGACTTTTCGGCCGTCATCAACCCGCCGCACGCCACCATCCTCGCCGTCGGCACGGGCGAGCAGCGTGCGGTGGTGAAGGATGGCGAGGTGAAGGTTGCAACGCTGATGTCGGTGACGCTTTCGACCGATCACCGCGCTGTCGACGGGGCGCTCGGAGCCGAACTGCTCGCCGCGTTCAAGGGTTTTGTCGAAAATCCGATGTCGATGCTGGTCTAG
- a CDS encoding pyruvate dehydrogenase complex E1 component subunit beta, whose amino-acid sequence MPIEILMPALSPTMEEGNLAKWVKKEGDKVTAGDVIAEIETDKATMEVEAVDEGTLGKILIEEGTEGVKVNTPIAVLLEEGESADDIGKAAGSAQKASNEGESGQAASGDAVADMDERRVPAEGKVHPEPMKPDISSDPDIPEGTEMVPTTVREALRDAMAEEMRRDGDVFVMGEEVAEYQGAYKITQGLLQEFGAKRVVDTPITEHGFAGVGVGAAMAGLKPIVEFMTFNFAMQAIDQIINSAAKTLYMSGGQMGAPIVFRGPNGAAARVAAQHSQDYAAWYSHVPGLKVVQPYTAADAKGLLKAAIRDPNPVIFLENEILYGQTFDVPKLDDFVLPIGKARVHRQGSDATIVSFGIGMTYAVKAAEELAGEVIDLRSIRPMDLDTVIASVKKTNRLVTVEEGFPQSSVGDHIASQVMQRAFDWLDAPVVTICGKDVPMPYAANLEKLALPSVAEVVAAVKAVSYKG is encoded by the coding sequence ATGCCGATCGAAATCCTCATGCCCGCCCTTTCGCCGACGATGGAGGAGGGCAATCTGGCCAAATGGGTCAAGAAGGAAGGCGACAAGGTCACCGCCGGCGACGTGATCGCCGAGATCGAGACCGACAAGGCGACGATGGAGGTCGAGGCTGTCGACGAGGGCACGCTGGGCAAGATCCTGATCGAGGAAGGCACCGAGGGCGTCAAGGTCAACACGCCGATCGCCGTGCTGCTGGAGGAAGGCGAAAGTGCCGACGATATCGGCAAGGCGGCCGGGTCCGCCCAGAAAGCCAGCAATGAAGGAGAGAGCGGCCAGGCCGCATCCGGCGATGCGGTCGCCGACATGGACGAGCGCCGCGTGCCCGCCGAAGGCAAGGTGCATCCGGAGCCGATGAAGCCGGACATTTCCTCCGATCCCGATATTCCCGAAGGCACCGAAATGGTGCCGACGACGGTGCGCGAGGCGTTGCGCGATGCCATGGCCGAGGAGATGCGCCGCGACGGTGACGTTTTCGTCATGGGCGAGGAGGTTGCCGAATACCAGGGCGCCTACAAGATCACGCAAGGGCTGTTGCAGGAATTCGGCGCCAAGCGCGTCGTCGACACGCCGATCACCGAACACGGCTTTGCCGGCGTCGGGGTCGGCGCTGCAATGGCCGGGCTGAAACCGATCGTGGAGTTCATGACCTTCAACTTCGCCATGCAGGCGATCGACCAGATCATCAACTCCGCCGCCAAGACGCTCTACATGTCGGGCGGCCAGATGGGGGCGCCGATCGTCTTCCGCGGTCCGAACGGCGCCGCGGCGCGCGTCGCTGCCCAGCACAGCCAGGACTATGCAGCCTGGTACAGCCACGTGCCGGGGCTTAAGGTGGTGCAGCCCTACACGGCCGCCGACGCCAAGGGGTTGCTCAAGGCGGCGATCCGCGACCCGAACCCGGTCATCTTCCTCGAGAACGAAATCCTCTACGGCCAGACCTTCGACGTGCCGAAGCTCGATGACTTCGTGCTGCCGATCGGCAAGGCGCGCGTGCACCGGCAGGGCAGCGACGCCACCATCGTCTCCTTCGGCATCGGCATGACCTATGCCGTCAAGGCGGCGGAGGAGCTGGCGGGCGAGGTGATCGATCTGAGGAGCATCCGCCCGATGGACCTCGATACGGTGATTGCTTCGGTGAAGAAGACCAACCGGCTGGTGACGGTGGAAGAGGGCTTCCCGCAGTCTTCGGTCGGCGACCACATCGCCAGCCAGGTGATGCAGCGCGCCTTCGACTGGCTCGATGCGCCGGTGGTCACGATTTGCGGCAAGGACGTGCCGATGCCCTACGCGGCCAATCTCGAGAAGCTGGCGCTGCCGAGCGTCGCCGAGGTTGTCGCGGCGGTGAAGGCGGTGAGCTACAAAGGCTGA
- the lipA gene encoding lipoyl synthase, translating into MVTVIDTVANRPRPRHPEKAHRPDQEVLRKPDWIRVRAPTSRGYQETREIVRTNKLVTVCEEAGCPNIGECWDKKHASFLIMGEICTRACAFCNVTTGLPNALDREEPDHVASAVRQMGLNHVVVTSVDRDDLKDGGARHFADVIRAIREQSPETTIEVLTPDFLRKDGALEIVVEAKPDVFNHNLETVPSHYLTVRPGARYFHSIRLLQRVKELDPTMFTKSGIMVGLGEERNEVLQLMDDLRTADVDFLTIGQYLQPTKKHHPVKKFVTPDEFKSYETVAYAKGFLLVSASPLTRSSHHAGEDFARLRDAREAHLAKTATA; encoded by the coding sequence ATGGTCACAGTCATCGACACCGTCGCCAACCGGCCTCGCCCGCGCCACCCGGAAAAGGCGCATCGCCCCGACCAGGAGGTGTTGCGCAAGCCTGACTGGATCCGCGTCAGGGCGCCGACCTCGCGCGGCTATCAGGAAACCCGCGAGATCGTGCGCACCAACAAGCTGGTCACCGTGTGCGAGGAGGCCGGGTGCCCGAATATCGGCGAATGCTGGGACAAGAAGCACGCCTCGTTCCTGATCATGGGCGAAATCTGCACCCGCGCCTGCGCCTTCTGCAATGTCACGACCGGGCTGCCGAACGCGCTCGACCGGGAAGAGCCCGACCACGTGGCCTCGGCCGTTCGCCAGATGGGGCTCAACCACGTCGTCGTCACGTCGGTCGACCGCGACGACCTGAAGGATGGCGGCGCGCGCCACTTCGCCGACGTCATTCGCGCTATCCGCGAGCAATCGCCGGAGACCACGATCGAGGTGCTGACGCCGGACTTCCTGCGCAAGGACGGCGCACTGGAGATCGTCGTGGAGGCGAAGCCCGATGTCTTCAACCACAATCTGGAGACGGTGCCGTCGCACTATCTCACGGTGCGGCCCGGCGCGCGCTACTTCCACTCCATCCGGCTGTTGCAGCGGGTGAAGGAGCTCGACCCGACCATGTTCACCAAGTCTGGGATCATGGTGGGGCTTGGGGAGGAGCGCAACGAGGTGCTGCAGCTGATGGACGATCTGAGGACGGCGGACGTCGATTTCCTCACCATCGGCCAGTATCTGCAGCCGACGAAAAAGCACCATCCGGTAAAGAAGTTCGTCACTCCGGACGAGTTCAAATCCTATGAGACGGTCGCCTACGCCAAGGGCTTCCTCCTGGTGTCTGCGAGCCCGCTGACGCGCTCCTCGCACCATGCAGGCGAGGACTTCGCCCGCCTGCGCGATGCGCGCGAGGCGCATCTGGCGAAGACGGCCACCGCGTAG
- a CDS encoding Uma2 family endonuclease has translation MAETDRRPATYADLEAVPENLVAELIDGALLTHPRPSRRHVAAASSLGDELVGPFQKGRGGPGGWVILDEPEVRIGSDVVVPDLAGWRRERLTDHPETSYFTVVPDWICEVLSGSTELRDRTLKMRIYGMAGIAHLWLVDPRLQILEAFENVGGRWTKVGDWNSADAVRAPPFDAIAFSLADLWPLDPPLGMNEDPTPYYAGDR, from the coding sequence ATGGCCGAGACTGACAGACGCCCAGCGACATATGCCGATCTGGAGGCCGTCCCGGAGAATCTGGTTGCGGAACTCATTGACGGGGCATTGCTCACGCATCCGCGACCGTCGCGCCGCCATGTGGCGGCCGCCAGTTCGTTGGGCGATGAACTCGTCGGGCCTTTCCAGAAAGGACGGGGCGGCCCCGGAGGTTGGGTGATCCTGGACGAACCGGAGGTTCGCATCGGCAGCGATGTCGTGGTGCCCGACCTTGCCGGCTGGCGTCGCGAGCGGCTGACTGATCATCCGGAAACGAGCTATTTCACGGTCGTCCCGGACTGGATCTGCGAAGTCTTGTCTGGTTCGACCGAACTTCGCGACCGTACGCTGAAAATGCGGATATACGGAATGGCCGGCATCGCCCACCTGTGGTTGGTAGATCCCCGACTTCAGATACTTGAAGCGTTTGAGAACGTTGGCGGACGGTGGACGAAGGTCGGCGACTGGAACTCTGCCGACGCCGTCCGCGCGCCTCCCTTCGATGCCATCGCCTTCTCGCTTGCCGACCTTTGGCCGCTCGACCCGCCGCTCGGCATGAACGAAGACCCTACGCCCTATTACGCCGGAGACCGATAG
- the lpdA gene encoding dihydrolipoyl dehydrogenase, with the protein MSDSYDVIIIGGGPGGYVTAVRSAQLGFKTALVEREHLGGICSNWGCIPTKALLRSAEVLHFGEHAADYGLKLDGKIAADIKAVVERSRGVAGRMNNGVGFLMKKNKVDVIWGEAKVAKPGEVVVSKPAKKAMQPQHPAPKNTKGEGTYKAKHIIVATGARPRALPGMEPDGELIWTYFEAMVPKELPKSLIVVGSGAIGIEFASFYRTLGVEVTVVEVMPTILPVEDAEISGLAKKRFEKQGMKFLLEAKVVKVDKAKGSVTAHVELKGGKVEKITADRMISAVGVVGNVENLGLEALGVKTERGTIVIDEWCRTSVDGIYAIGDVAGPPMLAHKAEHEGVICVEKIAGKKGVHPLDKGLVPGCTYCHPQVASVGLTEAKAKEAGRDIRVGRFPFVANGKAVALGEDQGLVKTIFDKKTGELLGAHMIGAEVTELIQGFVVAMNLETTEEELMHTIFPHPTLSEMMKESVLDAYGQALNA; encoded by the coding sequence ATGTCCGACAGCTACGACGTGATCATCATCGGCGGGGGGCCGGGCGGCTACGTGACCGCGGTGCGTTCCGCGCAGTTGGGCTTCAAGACCGCACTGGTCGAGCGCGAGCACCTGGGCGGCATCTGCTCCAACTGGGGCTGCATCCCGACCAAGGCGCTGCTGCGCTCGGCCGAAGTCCTGCATTTCGGCGAACATGCCGCCGATTACGGGCTGAAGCTCGACGGCAAGATCGCGGCCGACATCAAGGCCGTGGTCGAGCGTTCGCGCGGGGTCGCCGGCCGCATGAACAACGGCGTCGGCTTCCTGATGAAAAAGAACAAGGTCGACGTCATCTGGGGCGAGGCGAAGGTCGCCAAGCCGGGCGAGGTCGTCGTTTCCAAGCCAGCCAAGAAGGCGATGCAGCCGCAGCATCCGGCGCCGAAGAACACGAAGGGCGAGGGCACCTACAAGGCCAAGCACATCATCGTGGCGACCGGCGCGCGGCCGCGCGCGCTGCCCGGCATGGAGCCGGACGGCGAACTGATCTGGACATATTTCGAGGCGATGGTGCCGAAGGAACTGCCGAAATCGCTGATCGTGGTCGGCTCCGGCGCGATCGGCATCGAGTTCGCGAGCTTCTACCGCACGCTCGGCGTCGAGGTGACGGTGGTCGAGGTGATGCCGACCATCCTGCCGGTGGAGGACGCCGAGATCTCCGGCCTGGCGAAAAAGCGCTTTGAGAAACAGGGCATGAAATTCCTGCTCGAGGCCAAGGTGGTCAAGGTCGACAAGGCCAAAGGTTCGGTCACTGCCCATGTCGAACTGAAGGGCGGCAAGGTCGAGAAAATCACCGCCGACAGGATGATTTCGGCCGTCGGGGTCGTCGGCAATGTCGAGAACCTCGGGCTGGAGGCGCTGGGTGTGAAGACCGAGCGCGGCACGATCGTCATCGACGAGTGGTGCCGCACCAGCGTCGACGGCATCTATGCCATCGGCGATGTCGCCGGGCCGCCGATGCTCGCCCACAAGGCAGAGCATGAGGGGGTGATCTGCGTCGAAAAGATCGCCGGCAAGAAGGGCGTGCACCCGCTCGACAAGGGGCTGGTGCCGGGCTGCACCTATTGCCATCCGCAGGTCGCGTCGGTCGGACTGACCGAGGCGAAGGCGAAGGAGGCGGGGCGCGACATCCGCGTCGGGCGCTTCCCGTTCGTCGCAAACGGCAAGGCGGTGGCGCTCGGCGAGGATCAGGGGCTGGTCAAGACCATCTTCGACAAGAAGACCGGCGAGCTGCTGGGTGCGCACATGATCGGCGCCGAGGTGACCGAACTGATCCAGGGTTTTGTCGTCGCGATGAACCTGGAGACGACCGAGGAGGAACTGATGCACACCATCTTCCCGCATCCCACCCTGTCGGAAATGATGAAGGAAAGCGTGCTCGACGCCTACGGTCAGGCGCTCAACGCATAG
- a CDS encoding type II toxin-antitoxin system RatA family toxin — protein sequence MPKYETVRNVAHAPDEMFALVADIERYPEFVPMCEALAVRSRKEGHGVVLSVADMTVGYKAIRETFTSQVIARKSDHAINVKYLDGPFRFLDNRWRFEPDGRGGTDIHFYINYEFKSRILGAMMGAMFDRAFRMFASAFEKRADEVYGAPNRATAT from the coding sequence ATGCCCAAATACGAGACGGTCCGAAACGTCGCACATGCGCCGGACGAGATGTTCGCGCTGGTCGCCGACATCGAGCGCTACCCGGAGTTCGTCCCGATGTGTGAGGCGCTTGCGGTGCGTTCGCGAAAGGAGGGCCACGGCGTCGTTCTGTCGGTCGCGGACATGACCGTCGGCTACAAGGCGATCCGCGAGACCTTCACCAGCCAGGTGATCGCGCGCAAGAGCGACCACGCCATCAACGTCAAATATCTCGACGGTCCGTTCCGTTTCCTCGACAATCGCTGGCGTTTCGAGCCCGACGGCCGCGGCGGCACCGACATCCATTTCTACATTAATTACGAGTTCAAGAGCCGCATCCTCGGCGCCATGATGGGGGCGATGTTCGACCGCGCCTTCCGCATGTTCGCCTCGGCTTTCGAAAAGCGCGCCGACGAGGTCTACGGCGCGCCGAACCGCGCCACGGCCACGTAA